One window of the Micromonas commoda chromosome 9, complete sequence genome contains the following:
- a CDS encoding predicted protein codes for YKAKVRQLSFNLKDPKNPDLRRSVADGLISPKVLLDLKPEELGSDERRNENAAIREAATAEAVRGQKQQASTDAFKCGKCGQRKCTYYQLQTRSADEPMTTFVTCVNCDNRWKF; via the coding sequence TACAAGGCGAAGGTGCGGCAGCTCTCGTTCAACCTGAAGGACCCCAAGAACCCGGATCTCAGAAGGTCCGTGGCGGACGGGCTGATCTCCCCAAAGGTACTACTGGACCTGAagcccgaggagctcggaaGCGACGAGAGAAGGAACGAGAACGCCGCCATACGCGAGGCTGCCACTGCAGAGGCTGTGCGAGGGCAGAAGCAGCAGGCATCCACTGACGCGTTCAAGTGCGGCAAGTGCGGCCAGCGGAAGTGCACCTACTACCAGCTGCAGACGAGGTCCGCGGATGAGCCCATGACCACGTTCGTGACGTGCGTCAACTGCGACAATAGGTGGAAGTTC